TGGTGCTTGCCATCCTCGCCGAGGTGGCGGAGTTCGCGCTCGGCGGCAAGTACGCGGAGCGCTACGGGGGCAGCAAGCGCGCGGCGTGGGGCGCCATCCTGGGCGGCATCGCGGGTGCCATCATGGGCGTGCCGATCCCCATCATCGGCAGCGTGATCGGCGCCTTCGTGGGTTCGTTCGTGGGCGCGGCGCTGCTGGAGATGACCAACTCCAAGGACTGGCGCAACCCCGAGTGGCGCGGCGCCATGCGCGTGGGGTGGGGCGCCTTCCTCGGGCGCCTCGTGGCCACGGCGGTGAAGTCGGGGATCGGTGTGGCGGTCGCGGCGGTGGCGGTGATGTCTGCGGTGTTGTAAGCGATTCTCGGCGCGCGTCGCGGACGACGGTACGATGCCGGGCACGGGCGGCCACGTGGGGCCGCCCCTACGGCATCGGTGTGCGCCGCGGGCACCGGGGCGGGGGCAGGGGAGGGCAGACACGCAGGTCTGCCCCTACGGGATCTGTGCGGCTGGACGAACCAGAAGACCGGCACGGGCACGCAAACACCCCTCCCCCGCGGTTGGGGGAGGGGCAGCGAGGAACGAGCGGGGGTGAGGGCCCTCCGCTCAACCATCAACCCAGCGTAACAGCTTGCACGTTTCCCAGCGCCACGGAGGCGGCGGATGGTTCGCCGCGGTCCGGGGCTACCTCAGCACACCGGCGAACCTGCTCACCGGGCTCCGCCTCGCCGCGATCCCGGTGCTCTGGATCCTGGCGCTGGACGGGCGCGACCGGGCGCTGGGGTACGGGCTCGCCGCGGCGTTCGCCAGCGACCTGATCGACGGCCCGCTCGCCCGCCACCTGGGGCAGACTTCCGAGATCGGAAGCCGCACCGACTCCATCGCCGACCACATGCTGGCGACGTCCACGGTGGTGTGGCTCTTCCTCCTGCGTCCGGCTTTCTTCCAGGGCCACGCGGCGCTGCTGCTGGGGTGGTCGGCGCTCGCGCTCTTTACGCTGGGGGTGGCGTGGGTGAGGTTCCGGAGGTTCGTGGACCTCCACCTGTACTCGGCCAAGGTGACCGTCTTCTGCACCTACACAATGGCGATCGGGCTGCTGGCGACGGGGCACTTCTACGAGTGGCACTTTCGCATCGCCTTCGCCGTCGCCATGTTCGCGGCGCTGGAAGCGCTCGCGATTCTGCTGACGTACAGGGACCCTGACCGGCACGGCGGATCCATCTTTCTGAAGCGCTAGAAAACACGCCCCGCTCCGCACCCCTCGCGGAACGGGGTTCTTCTTTGTACGTTGTCGCGCGCGTGCACCGCTCGTCCACTTCCCTCGCAAGGCGGCCATGATCCTCAGGCGCTTCTACGACGAAAAGCTGGCCCAGGCGAGCTGGATGATCGGCTGCTCCGGCCAGGCGCTGGTGGTGGACCCCGCGCGCGACGTGGAGCCGTACCTGCGCGCCGCCGAGGAGGAGCGCCTCCGCATCACCCACGTCACCGAGACGCACATCCACGCCGACTTCGTGTCCGGCGCGCGCGAGCTGGCCGCCCGCACCGATGCGCAGCTCCTCCTCTCGGGCGAGGGCGGCGCGGACTGGAGCTACGGCTACGACGCCACCCTCCTGCACGATGGCGACGAGATCGCTGTGGGCAACGTGCGCGTCCGGGTGATGCACACGCCGGGGCACACGCCCGAGCACCTGTCGTTCGTGGTGACCGACGGCAACGCCGATGCGCCGATGGGGGTGCTGACCGGCGACTTCATCTTCGTGGGCGACGTGGGACGCCCGGATCTGCTGGAGCGCGCCGCAAGCCAGGCTGGGACGATGGAGGCCGGCGCGCGCACCCTCTTCCGCTCCCTGCGCCGCTTCGCGGATGAGGTGCCGGACTTCGTGCAGCTCTGGCCGGGGCACGGGGCGGGCTCGGCGTGTGGCAAGGCGCTGAGCGCGATCCCGACTTCCACGTTGGGCTACGAGAAGCGCTTCAACTGGGCCTTCCGCCACGCCGACGAGGACGGTTTCGCCGCGGAGGTGCTCGCCGGGCAGCCGGAGCCGCCGATGTACTTCGCGCGGATGAAGGCGATCAACCGCGACGGCCCGCCGCTCCTGGGCGAGATCCGCCGCCCCGCGCGCATCGACGGCGCCCGCCTGCACGAGCTGCTCGCGGATGGCGCCACCGTCGTGGACACGCGCCCCGCCGCGATGTGGGCCCGCGGGCACGTCCCCGGCACGCTGAGCGTCCCGCTGGGGAAGAGCTTCGCCACCTGGGCCGGGTCGGTGCTCCCCTACGACCGTCCGTTCTACCTGATCGTGGACGAGTCGCACGTGGACGAGGCGGTGCACGACCTGGCCGCCATCGGGCTGGACGCGCCGGGCGGATACGCGACGCCGGACGTGGTGGACGCCTGGGCCGCCGAGCACGGCCCCGCCGCCACCCTCGCCGATGCCGACCCTGCGGAGGCCGACGAGCTACGGGACGCCGGCGCGGTGGAGATCGTGGACGTGCGCAACGGCTCGGAGTGGTCCGCGGGGCACATCCCGGGGAGCCGCAACCTCCCGCTGGGCCGCCTGTCGGAGCGCATCGGCGAGCTTCCGCGCGACCGGCCGCTTGTGGTGCACTGCCAGTCGGGTGCGCGCGCGGCGGTCGCCATTTCGCTGCTCAAGGCGCGCGGGTTCAGCGACGTGCGGCATTTGGCGGGGGATTGGGCGGAGTGGAGTAAGGCGGGAAGGGGGGTGGAGGTGGGGGGAGTTTGATACGCGGCGGGGGACGGCGGCCGGGGGGGGCGGGCCCGGGGATACGCGCCGGGGGCTAAAGCCCCCGGCTGGAACCACGCGAAGGCGGCTGAAGCCGGCTCGACAAACGCGCATTGGCTCCTGACGCGGGCTGCGGCGCGGCGCAGGGCACGGGCGGCCACGCGGGGCCGCCCCTACGGGATCTGGGTGCGTTGGGCGGGGGTTGGGTGGGGCGAAGGGTGGGCAGACACGCAGGGCTGCCCCTACGGATCGGTCC
The sequence above is a segment of the Longimicrobium sp. genome. Coding sequences within it:
- a CDS encoding MBL fold metallo-hydrolase, with the translated sequence MILRRFYDEKLAQASWMIGCSGQALVVDPARDVEPYLRAAEEERLRITHVTETHIHADFVSGARELAARTDAQLLLSGEGGADWSYGYDATLLHDGDEIAVGNVRVRVMHTPGHTPEHLSFVVTDGNADAPMGVLTGDFIFVGDVGRPDLLERAASQAGTMEAGARTLFRSLRRFADEVPDFVQLWPGHGAGSACGKALSAIPTSTLGYEKRFNWAFRHADEDGFAAEVLAGQPEPPMYFARMKAINRDGPPLLGEIRRPARIDGARLHELLADGATVVDTRPAAMWARGHVPGTLSVPLGKSFATWAGSVLPYDRPFYLIVDESHVDEAVHDLAAIGLDAPGGYATPDVVDAWAAEHGPAATLADADPAEADELRDAGAVEIVDVRNGSEWSAGHIPGSRNLPLGRLSERIGELPRDRPLVVHCQSGARAAVAISLLKARGFSDVRHLAGDWAEWSKAGRGVEVGGV
- a CDS encoding DUF456 domain-containing protein, which gives rise to MGVALLVLAQVAGLLLIPFGFPGIWLQVVSLGVFAWATGFREVGLVTLVLVVVLAILAEVAEFALGGKYAERYGGSKRAAWGAILGGIAGAIMGVPIPIIGSVIGAFVGSFVGAALLEMTNSKDWRNPEWRGAMRVGWGAFLGRLVATAVKSGIGVAVAAVAVMSAVL
- a CDS encoding CDP-alcohol phosphatidyltransferase family protein, with protein sequence MHVSQRHGGGGWFAAVRGYLSTPANLLTGLRLAAIPVLWILALDGRDRALGYGLAAAFASDLIDGPLARHLGQTSEIGSRTDSIADHMLATSTVVWLFLLRPAFFQGHAALLLGWSALALFTLGVAWVRFRRFVDLHLYSAKVTVFCTYTMAIGLLATGHFYEWHFRIAFAVAMFAALEALAILLTYRDPDRHGGSIFLKR